From one Dama dama isolate Ldn47 chromosome 4, ASM3311817v1, whole genome shotgun sequence genomic stretch:
- the LOC133054828 gene encoding large ribosomal subunit protein eL38-like, whose protein sequence is MPCKTEEIKDNRLTAGRKDAKSVEIKKNKDNVKFPLRCSGYLYTLVITDNKKAEKPKQTRPPGSAVKE, encoded by the coding sequence ATGCCTTGCAAAACTGAGGAAATCAAGGACAATCGGCTCACAGCTGGGCGAAAGGACGCCAAATCTGTCGAGATCAAGAAAAACAAGGATAATGTGAAGTTTCCACTTCGATGCAGCGGATACCTTTACACCTTGGTCATCACGGACAACAAGAAGGCAGAAAAGCCGAAGCAGACTCGGCCCCCAGGTTCAGCAGTGAAGGAGTAG